One Scleropages formosus chromosome 8, fSclFor1.1, whole genome shotgun sequence DNA window includes the following coding sequences:
- the LOC108941696 gene encoding MAGUK p55 subfamily member 2-like isoform X1 yields the protein MAAVRPLPAPDGAVQQAMDTLSDSPCSTTANDLDLIFLKGIIESPAASESPEENKLEAVRGNSVELLQDILRDLELFTEQSKVADELFSILKEPHFQSLLETHDLVASKSYESPPASPCVFMDANQNCPIMPSDAIRMVGIRKVSGEHLGLTFRVENSDLVIARILHGGIVDQQGLLHVGDVIKEVNGKEVGDDPKALQEMLQEASGNVVLKVLPSYQEPQPPRQVFVKCHFDYDPAHDSLIPCKEAGLKFRNKDILQIVNQEDINWWQARHVEGGNAGLIPSQLLEEKRKAFVKKDMELASAGSLCGGMGGKKKKKVMYLTTKNAEFDRHELMIYEEVAKIPPFRRKTLILIGAQGVGRRTLKNRLLVSDPQRYGTTIPYTSRKPKASEKNAQLYRFVTRGEMESDIKNGRYLEHGEYDGNLYGTKINSIHEVVDAGKMCILDVNPQALKVLRTSEFLPFVVFIETPSFEVLKAMNKNAMEAGVVTKQLTDSELKRTVEESRRIKQAYTHYFDLTIVNDNMDGAFRALKRSLEKLGSQPQWVPVSWVF from the exons ATGGCAGCTGTTAGGCCCCTGCCAGCTCCTGATGGAG CTGTGCAGCAGGCTATGGACACGTTGAGCGACAGCCCGTGCTCCACCACTGCAAATGATCTTGACCTGATCTTCCTCAAGGGCATAATAGAGAGCCCGGCA GCGAGCGAGAGCCCGGAGGAGAACAAGCTGGAGGCGGTGCGGGGCAATAGCGTGGAGCTCCTGCAGGACATTCTGAGGGACCTGGAGCTGTTCACAGAGCAGAGCAAGGTGGCTGATGAGCTGTTCAGCATATTGAAGGAGCCCCACTTCCAG TCTCTTCTGGAAACGCATGATTTGGTCGCCTCCAAAAGCTATGAAAGCCCCCCAGCCAGCCCCTGTGTTTTCATGGATGCCAATCAGAACTGCCCAATAATGCCATCTGATGCTATCAGAATGGTGGGCATTCGCAAAGTGTCTGGGGAGCACCTG GGTCTGACATTCCGAGTGGAAAATAGCGATCTGGTGATCGCAAGAATCTTGCACGGTGGGATAGTGGACCAGCAGGGCCTGCTGCACGTCGGTGACGTTATCAAGGAGGTCAACGGGAAGGAGGTGGGTGACGACCCAAAGGCGCTGCAAGAAATGCTGCAGGAGGCCAGCGGGAACGTCGTGCTTAAAGTGCTGCCAAGCTACCAGGAGCCACAGCCACCACGTCAG GTGTTTGTCAAGTGTCACTTTGACTATGATCCTGCCCATGACAGCCTGATCCCCTGCAAAGAGGCAGGGCTTAAGTTCAGAAATAAAGATATTCTGCAGATTGTTAACCAGGAAGACATCAACTGGTGGCAG GCACGCCATGTCGAGGGTGGGAACGCAGGCCTCATTCCCAGCcagctcctggaggaaaagaGGAAAGCATTTGTAAAGAAGGATATGGAGCTGGCATCTGCAG GCTCTCTCTGTGGTggaatgggggggaaaaagaagaagaaggtgatgTACCTGACAACGAAAAACGCAG AGTTTGATCGCCATGAGCTGATGATCTATGAAGAGGTGGCAAAAATCCCCCCGTTCCGACGCAAGACTTTGATACTGATCGGGGCTCAGGGGGTGGGCCGACGCACTCTGAAGAACAGGCTTCTCGTGTCGGACCCTCAGCGCTATGGGACCACCATCCCCT ACACCTCTAGGAAGCCCAAGGCAAGCGAAAAGAATGCGCAGTTGTATCGTTTCGTGACTCGCGGCGAGATGGAGTCAGACATCAAGAACGGACGATACCTGGAGCATGGGGAATATGATGGAAACTTGTATGGCACCAAGATTAATTCAATCCATGAAGTGGTAGATGCTGGCAAGATGTGCATCCTGGATGTAAACCCCCAG GCACTCAAAGTTCTCCGAACATCAGAATTTCTACCTTTTGTGGTCTTCATTGAGACTCCCAGCTTTGAAGTTCTGAAGGCCATGAATAAAAACGCCATGGAAGCAGGAGTTGTCACTAAGCAGCTGACG GACAGTGAGCTTAAGAGGACAGTAGAAGAGAGCAGAAGGATTAAGCAAGCCTATACCCATTACTTTGACCTCACCATCGTCAACGACAACATGGATGGAGCCTTCCGGGCCTTAAAGAGGTCACTTGAGAAACTGGGGTCGCAGCCTCAGTGGGTACCAGTCAGTTGGGTCTTTTAG
- the LOC108941696 gene encoding MAGUK p55 subfamily member 2-like isoform X2: MPVASVNSDSAVQQAMDTLSDSPCSTTANDLDLIFLKGIIESPAASESPEENKLEAVRGNSVELLQDILRDLELFTEQSKVADELFSILKEPHFQSLLETHDLVASKSYESPPASPCVFMDANQNCPIMPSDAIRMVGIRKVSGEHLGLTFRVENSDLVIARILHGGIVDQQGLLHVGDVIKEVNGKEVGDDPKALQEMLQEASGNVVLKVLPSYQEPQPPRQVFVKCHFDYDPAHDSLIPCKEAGLKFRNKDILQIVNQEDINWWQARHVEGGNAGLIPSQLLEEKRKAFVKKDMELASAGSLCGGMGGKKKKKVMYLTTKNAEFDRHELMIYEEVAKIPPFRRKTLILIGAQGVGRRTLKNRLLVSDPQRYGTTIPYTSRKPKASEKNAQLYRFVTRGEMESDIKNGRYLEHGEYDGNLYGTKINSIHEVVDAGKMCILDVNPQALKVLRTSEFLPFVVFIETPSFEVLKAMNKNAMEAGVVTKQLTDSELKRTVEESRRIKQAYTHYFDLTIVNDNMDGAFRALKRSLEKLGSQPQWVPVSWVF, translated from the exons ATGCCCGTGGCCTCTGTGAACTCAGATTctg CTGTGCAGCAGGCTATGGACACGTTGAGCGACAGCCCGTGCTCCACCACTGCAAATGATCTTGACCTGATCTTCCTCAAGGGCATAATAGAGAGCCCGGCA GCGAGCGAGAGCCCGGAGGAGAACAAGCTGGAGGCGGTGCGGGGCAATAGCGTGGAGCTCCTGCAGGACATTCTGAGGGACCTGGAGCTGTTCACAGAGCAGAGCAAGGTGGCTGATGAGCTGTTCAGCATATTGAAGGAGCCCCACTTCCAG TCTCTTCTGGAAACGCATGATTTGGTCGCCTCCAAAAGCTATGAAAGCCCCCCAGCCAGCCCCTGTGTTTTCATGGATGCCAATCAGAACTGCCCAATAATGCCATCTGATGCTATCAGAATGGTGGGCATTCGCAAAGTGTCTGGGGAGCACCTG GGTCTGACATTCCGAGTGGAAAATAGCGATCTGGTGATCGCAAGAATCTTGCACGGTGGGATAGTGGACCAGCAGGGCCTGCTGCACGTCGGTGACGTTATCAAGGAGGTCAACGGGAAGGAGGTGGGTGACGACCCAAAGGCGCTGCAAGAAATGCTGCAGGAGGCCAGCGGGAACGTCGTGCTTAAAGTGCTGCCAAGCTACCAGGAGCCACAGCCACCACGTCAG GTGTTTGTCAAGTGTCACTTTGACTATGATCCTGCCCATGACAGCCTGATCCCCTGCAAAGAGGCAGGGCTTAAGTTCAGAAATAAAGATATTCTGCAGATTGTTAACCAGGAAGACATCAACTGGTGGCAG GCACGCCATGTCGAGGGTGGGAACGCAGGCCTCATTCCCAGCcagctcctggaggaaaagaGGAAAGCATTTGTAAAGAAGGATATGGAGCTGGCATCTGCAG GCTCTCTCTGTGGTggaatgggggggaaaaagaagaagaaggtgatgTACCTGACAACGAAAAACGCAG AGTTTGATCGCCATGAGCTGATGATCTATGAAGAGGTGGCAAAAATCCCCCCGTTCCGACGCAAGACTTTGATACTGATCGGGGCTCAGGGGGTGGGCCGACGCACTCTGAAGAACAGGCTTCTCGTGTCGGACCCTCAGCGCTATGGGACCACCATCCCCT ACACCTCTAGGAAGCCCAAGGCAAGCGAAAAGAATGCGCAGTTGTATCGTTTCGTGACTCGCGGCGAGATGGAGTCAGACATCAAGAACGGACGATACCTGGAGCATGGGGAATATGATGGAAACTTGTATGGCACCAAGATTAATTCAATCCATGAAGTGGTAGATGCTGGCAAGATGTGCATCCTGGATGTAAACCCCCAG GCACTCAAAGTTCTCCGAACATCAGAATTTCTACCTTTTGTGGTCTTCATTGAGACTCCCAGCTTTGAAGTTCTGAAGGCCATGAATAAAAACGCCATGGAAGCAGGAGTTGTCACTAAGCAGCTGACG GACAGTGAGCTTAAGAGGACAGTAGAAGAGAGCAGAAGGATTAAGCAAGCCTATACCCATTACTTTGACCTCACCATCGTCAACGACAACATGGATGGAGCCTTCCGGGCCTTAAAGAGGTCACTTGAGAAACTGGGGTCGCAGCCTCAGTGGGTACCAGTCAGTTGGGTCTTTTAG